The Aneurinibacillus migulanus genome contains the following window.
AACAGCAGAAGATAAAAGAAAAAGCGATGGTCGATATGTTGATGTCGCCGGACAAGTCGCTTGAGCAAGTGGCTGAGGACGCGGTGCGTACAACCGTAGAGCCGCAGAAATATCAGGAGCTGAAAAAAGAAATCGAGGCAGCGAACATTACAGTAGATGATGCGATGAAGGCAAAGGATGAAGTCATTGATTCACCTGTAACGCCTCCGACAAAGCCTGAAACACCTTCGAATCAAACAGAAACGCCAAAAAATCCAGAAACACCGATAAATCAGGAAACACCTGCACCAGCTCCGGTACAGCAGTCGGATCAACCTGTTCCGCCTGTGGACATGCCTGCTGATCCAGAGCCAAGCAAGAAGCCTGCACCGGCCTTCTCCGATATCGCTAAAGTACCGTGGGCTAAAGACGCTATCCAAACGCTCGCTGCTGAAGGTATCCTGGTCGGTGTAAGCACGGGGAAATTCGCTCCGACGCAAAATGTGACGCGCGCCCAGTATGCGCACCTGCTCATTCAAGCGCTTAAATTGGATAAAAAAGAGCCCAATCCACCAAAAACGGCGTTTACGGACATTAAAGCAAACGACTGGTTCGCGCATGATGTCGCGGTTGCTGCCAAATTCGGCATCGTCAGCGGCGTAAGCAAAACGAAATTCAGTCCGAACGCGACGATTACGCGCGAAGAGATGGCTGTCATGACAGCGCGTGCCTTAGAGGTGGCGCAGCTATTACAGAGCAGTAACGGAAAACTAGAGACGCTAGCCCAGTTTAAAGACCAAAAGCGTATCGCTTCCTGGGCACAGAAAGATGTTGCTACGCTTACCGAGCAGAAAATTCTTAACGGTATGAACGGTAACAAGTTCGGACCGAAAGAAAAAGCAAATCGGGCACAGGCCGCTGTGCTGATTCATAAACTGTACGGTATGCAGGAAATAAAATAAAGAACGAACCGCCCCGCAGTCATCCCGGCTGTGGGGCTTATTTATTCGTGTCGCTTCATGCTTTACATCACACCTGTTGATTATCTATAGACTGGAAGAAAGAAGGTGCACGCGTCGGCGTGTTCCCTCGTCTTTTTCTCGCAAGGAAGAGATACGGCCGCTTTGTGGCGCCAAGGCCGGACCGGCATCTGGGCCTCTCGGTGCGGGAGACAGTTGCCGGTCGATTTCGTCCGTGGCGCCACACGCTCCACACAGAAAAACAAAGGGGACGCACGCCGTACGCGTCATTCTTTTCTATCCATCTATGGATACCAAGGGTGTTGATTGTTCCGAGAGGAAAAGACTACCACAACGGGACACAAACAAGGCCTTTCGTCTCCCTTTCCGAGCGGTTGCCCCAGCCAGGCGAAAGAGGACAGCAACTGTCTCCCTCTTCGTGTCTACCCAGATGTTTTGCAGTCCCGCCTGGCTGGGGCAAAAAGCGGCCCTCTACGCTTCCGTGCGGGAGACGAACCGACGCCCGTTTGGGGCACGGTGTGGTGGTATCCACTCTGGATGGTACTGGATAATCAACACCCTTGGTTTTACATATGACATCGATATTATAAAACGCTCAAGAGAGGAAGGAAATTACTCATGAAAACTACATTTCGTCGCCGCTTTATTCCGTCGCTTCTCGCTCTTTCAGTCGCTGTACCGTCCGCAGCCGCATTGATGCCGGCCCCGTCGTCGGCCGCGCCAGGCATCGGCATAAGTCAGGAACAGCTTGACATTGTGCGAAAATACGCAAAAGAAGCCATCGAACTCTTGAACTCCCTGTCACCAGAAGAAAAGAACAGGCTGCGTCAGATGCGGGATGAAGTCCGCACAAAGCCACTGAATTGGTGGCGTGACCAGATTTTTCAGAATCCGCAAGCAGTAGAAAAGATGAAAGCAAAAGGGGTGACGCCGGAAGAAGCATCTGCTATGCTCCGTGACATGCTGGCGCTCATGTATACGCCAGAAGATACAATCGCTTCACTCCTTGCCTTTAAGAAGAATCATTACCGTACATGGACTAAGATTTTCGGTACCGAATTTAAGCAAGAAGACTTGCTGGAGTTTGCGAAGATGCTGGAGCGACAGGTTATGGCTGATCTCGTCATGAGTCATATGCTGAATATCGACAAACCTCTTGATGACATGATAAGCGATGCAATCGCCCGTATGATGCAGCACGGAAAGTTCAGGAAACTCGGTGTTAAGCTGGCGGAAGTCGGTATTACGACGACGGATGTACTTGAGATTAGAAAGCGTCTGGTTCGTGAATTCGATCGGAACAACGAGGTGCGTGACATTTTTATTAGCGCATTTGCCCGTAAAAATACTGATATAGTTGTTCAGCCAGGCAAGCTTTCACCGGGTAAAGAAAAACAGGTGACATTGAAAGTGGAGTTCCCGGGTTATTTCACGATCCGTTCCGGTGTAGAATGGATATCATCCAATCCGGAAGTAGCCACCATTGATAAGAAAGGCAAGCTTCATGCTCATAAGCCCGGAACGACTACGATCTCTGTCAAGATCAAGGGTGTGCTTATCGGTGAGAAGGACGTAACGGTAGAGCCGGATAAAGGTAATAAACCGGATAAAGAGGATAAAGAGAATAAGTAGATGAGCTCGTGTAGTCCAATCGGATGCGTGATGTATTCTCCCCTGTCGGCTTAGACGGCAGGGTTTTTTATTTTTATCCTGTGCTTTTCCATGATAGTTGGTTTGCGGATGATTTTTATGACGATGGAGAGATTAGAGGTGTGATTTAATTTTTTCTTTTCAGTGCTGCTTCATGTTGAATGGAACGGGAAGAAAGTAAGTCAATTACACTGCGCTGTTCTTCCTGTGTAGTAGCTACATGCCGGACTTCGCTTTTTATTTCGGTAGTTTTTTGATCTATTTTTTCAAGAATTTTTTCGGTCAGTCCGTTTATTTGCTTTTGTATGTCATATTTTAAGTCTTTTTGTCCAGACTCTAGTGCTTCCATTCGTTGTTCGATTTTACTTTGGCCTTCTTTAATTGTCTGCAATTCAGCTAACATTCTTTTTAATGTTTCTTCCATTTTCAGGTCCTCACTTTCTTTCATTTTATATTTGGAGGTAGGGCTTTCTTTTGCCTTCAAAAACTCCTTGGTTGTTTCCTTATAATCTTCTAACAGACGAACAGCCACTACTTTTATTTTACATTATGAACTGCCTGTATCCAAGCGGGTTTGTCCGCCTTCTTTGTCTTACTTCTAACACAAGTGAGGTCTAGTTGTGCAATGTAACGAAAGTGTTTTTTCCTGTATAATCGAGGGAAAGAAGATAGGGAGTAACATGAGCA
Protein-coding sequences here:
- a CDS encoding Ig-like domain-containing protein, which encodes MKTTFRRRFIPSLLALSVAVPSAAALMPAPSSAAPGIGISQEQLDIVRKYAKEAIELLNSLSPEEKNRLRQMRDEVRTKPLNWWRDQIFQNPQAVEKMKAKGVTPEEASAMLRDMLALMYTPEDTIASLLAFKKNHYRTWTKIFGTEFKQEDLLEFAKMLERQVMADLVMSHMLNIDKPLDDMISDAIARMMQHGKFRKLGVKLAEVGITTTDVLEIRKRLVREFDRNNEVRDIFISAFARKNTDIVVQPGKLSPGKEKQVTLKVEFPGYFTIRSGVEWISSNPEVATIDKKGKLHAHKPGTTTISVKIKGVLIGEKDVTVEPDKGNKPDKEDKENK
- a CDS encoding S-layer homology domain-containing protein; protein product: MEKKNGLRSKLALSLLAASVAFPLTGIAATQASAAEPVDKTEVIKELLQKLTPEEQQKIKEKAMVDMLMSPDKSLEQVAEDAVRTTVEPQKYQELKKEIEAANITVDDAMKAKDEVIDSPVTPPTKPETPSNQTETPKNPETPINQETPAPAPVQQSDQPVPPVDMPADPEPSKKPAPAFSDIAKVPWAKDAIQTLAAEGILVGVSTGKFAPTQNVTRAQYAHLLIQALKLDKKEPNPPKTAFTDIKANDWFAHDVAVAAKFGIVSGVSKTKFSPNATITREEMAVMTARALEVAQLLQSSNGKLETLAQFKDQKRIASWAQKDVATLTEQKILNGMNGNKFGPKEKANRAQAAVLIHKLYGMQEIK